The following are encoded in a window of Pirellulales bacterium genomic DNA:
- a CDS encoding 2-isopropylmalate synthase translates to MSETRRITIFDTTLRDGEQSPGASMNIPEKLEIAQALVALGVDIIEAGFPIASQGDFEAVKQISESVRGSTICGLARCNDQDIDRAWEALKHAERARIHVFLATSAIHREFKLKMGKEEIIERAVAGVRRAAGYCSDIEFSPEDAARTEPDFLCEVVEAAINAGATTVNIPDTVGYATPAHMGRVIRTLRERVPNIDRAVISIHCHNDLGLAVANSLSAVENGAGQIECTINGIGERAGNCSLEEAVMAMRTRQDYYHCTTGIVTQRLVPASRLVSNITGIQVQRNKAIVGRNAFAHEAGIHQDGMLKERSTYEIMRPEDVGLAQTDLVLGKHSGRAALGDRVKALGYSLSAEQLQTLFVQFKALADKKKEVYDADIAALIDEEIRETGEMWSISRYTLAAATGAVPKVTLTLKRGEEEITREVCTGDGPFDALFLAIEQITGIEVVCKDFRVHSVTVGKDAQAEVTVEVAHRGQIYRGRGVSTDSIEASAKAFLNAINRVAASGGKAVAKVSPYQGS, encoded by the coding sequence ATGAGCGAAACGCGACGCATTACTATCTTCGACACGACGCTGCGCGACGGCGAGCAATCGCCGGGCGCCAGCATGAACATCCCCGAAAAACTCGAAATCGCCCAGGCGCTGGTCGCCTTGGGCGTCGACATTATCGAGGCTGGCTTTCCGATCGCTTCGCAAGGCGATTTCGAGGCCGTCAAGCAGATCTCCGAGAGCGTGCGAGGCTCGACCATTTGTGGCCTGGCCCGCTGCAACGACCAGGACATCGACCGGGCCTGGGAGGCGCTCAAGCACGCCGAGCGGGCGCGGATTCACGTCTTTCTGGCCACCAGCGCCATCCATCGCGAGTTCAAGCTCAAGATGGGCAAAGAGGAAATCATCGAGCGAGCCGTGGCCGGCGTGCGCCGCGCGGCGGGCTATTGCTCCGACATCGAGTTCTCGCCCGAAGACGCCGCCCGCACCGAGCCCGACTTTCTTTGCGAAGTCGTCGAGGCCGCCATCAACGCCGGCGCCACGACCGTCAATATTCCCGACACGGTGGGCTACGCCACCCCGGCCCACATGGGCCGCGTGATCCGCACGCTGCGCGAGCGCGTGCCGAACATCGATCGCGCGGTGATCAGCATCCATTGCCACAACGATCTCGGGCTGGCCGTCGCCAATAGCCTATCGGCCGTCGAGAACGGCGCCGGGCAGATCGAGTGTACGATCAACGGCATCGGCGAGCGGGCCGGCAATTGCTCGCTCGAAGAAGCCGTGATGGCCATGCGCACGCGGCAAGACTATTACCACTGCACGACCGGCATCGTCACCCAGCGGCTCGTGCCCGCCAGCCGGCTGGTCTCGAACATCACGGGCATTCAGGTGCAGCGCAACAAGGCGATCGTCGGCCGCAACGCCTTCGCCCACGAAGCCGGCATTCACCAGGACGGCATGCTCAAAGAGCGTTCGACCTACGAGATCATGCGGCCCGAAGACGTCGGCCTCGCGCAGACCGACCTGGTGCTGGGCAAGCACAGCGGCCGGGCCGCGCTCGGCGATCGGGTCAAGGCGCTGGGCTATAGCCTTTCGGCGGAGCAACTGCAAACGCTGTTCGTGCAATTCAAGGCCCTGGCCGACAAGAAGAAAGAAGTCTACGACGCCGACATCGCCGCGCTGATTGACGAAGAGATTCGCGAAACCGGCGAGATGTGGTCGATCAGCCGCTACACGCTGGCGGCGGCCACCGGCGCCGTGCCGAAGGTGACCCTCACGCTCAAGCGGGGCGAGGAAGAAATCACCCGCGAAGTCTGTACCGGCGACGGGCCGTTCGACGCCTTGTTTCTGGCAATCGAACAGATCACCGGCATCGAGGTGGTCTGCAAGGACTTCCGCGTCCACAGCGTAACCGTGGGCAAGGACGCCCAGGCCGAGGTGACGGTCGAAGTCGCCCATCGCGGCCAGATCTACCGCGGCCGCGGCGTTTCGACCGACAGCATCGAGGCCAGCGCCAAAGCGTTCCTTAACGCGATCAACCGCGTCGCCGCCTCCGGCGGCAAAGCCGTGGCCAAGGTCAGCCCGTACCAAGGGTCGTGA
- a CDS encoding DUF420 domain-containing protein, with the protein MPYPDLDGFLGTRASLMLDVVFLAMFAVLPVMAWSIYLVKFRRRYLLHKRIQLALGLVLLVAVVLFEGDMRVHGWAERAKPSPYHETWVPCSLYIHLPFAVSTAILWLVVTIRAVRRFPCPPEPNQHSRSHVVWAKLAAIDMLCTALTGWVFYWLAFVAG; encoded by the coding sequence ATGCCGTATCCCGATCTGGATGGTTTTCTGGGAACGCGCGCGTCGTTGATGCTCGACGTGGTCTTTCTGGCGATGTTCGCCGTCTTGCCCGTCATGGCGTGGAGCATCTATTTGGTCAAGTTCCGGCGACGGTACCTGCTGCACAAGCGGATTCAGCTTGCCTTGGGCCTGGTGCTGCTGGTCGCCGTCGTGCTGTTCGAGGGCGATATGCGCGTCCATGGCTGGGCGGAGCGCGCCAAACCTTCGCCTTATCACGAGACCTGGGTTCCCTGCTCGCTTTACATTCACCTGCCGTTCGCCGTTTCGACGGCCATCCTCTGGCTCGTCGTGACGATCCGCGCGGTGCGGCGCTTTCCCTGCCCGCCCGAGCCCAACCAGCACAGCCGCTCGCACGTGGTCTGGGCCAAGCTGGCGGCGATCGACATGCTCTGCACCGCCCTGACCGGTTGGGTCTTTTATTGGCTGGCGTTCGTGGCCGGCTAG
- a CDS encoding TetR/AcrR family transcriptional regulator, which translates to MPRGRPRKFDLDAALDAALLIFWRHGYEGASLAGAMGVNMPSLYAAFGNKEALFHKALDRYLEKPASYLPRALQEPTARRAAEALFRGAIDMAMNPRHPDGCLLVQGALVSGPGAESIRRQLSLTRAAAEAAVRRRFGHAIAEADLPASADAAILARYIITVIWGLSVQAAGGATRAQLSEVAEFALRAWPETSGA; encoded by the coding sequence ATGCCCCGAGGGCGGCCGAGAAAATTCGACCTCGATGCGGCACTCGATGCGGCGCTGTTGATCTTCTGGCGGCATGGCTACGAAGGCGCGTCGCTGGCCGGGGCGATGGGCGTGAATATGCCCAGTCTGTACGCCGCTTTCGGCAATAAGGAAGCCCTGTTCCACAAAGCCCTCGATCGCTATCTCGAAAAGCCGGCTTCCTACCTGCCGCGAGCCCTGCAAGAACCGACCGCACGCCGCGCTGCCGAAGCGCTGTTCCGCGGCGCGATCGACATGGCCATGAACCCGCGCCACCCCGACGGCTGTTTGCTCGTACAGGGGGCGCTGGTCTCGGGACCCGGCGCCGAGTCGATTCGGCGGCAACTCAGCCTGACTCGGGCTGCGGCCGAGGCCGCGGTCCGCCGCCGCTTCGGGCACGCGATCGCCGAGGCCGACCTGCCGGCAAGCGCCGATGCCGCGATCCTGGCTCGCTACATCATTACCGTGATCTGGGGCCTTTCGGTGCAGGCCGCCGGCGGCGCCACCCGCGCTCAACTGAGCGAAGTCGCCGAGTTCGCACTGCGCGCCTGGCCGGAAACGTCCGGCGCGTAA